A DNA window from Gillisia sp. Hel1_33_143 contains the following coding sequences:
- a CDS encoding C40 family peptidase, giving the protein MRSRILTLSVLLIFSLFLTSCGASKSQIPQTKEARKLAKKVKFNPPAPAVAIKTAKPEELPEDNRVYNITSHALDYQGTKYKFGGTTSDGMDCSGLVYTSFLKEDIPLPRTSRAMSLQGERLSLDDVNIGDLLFFETNKNKKVVNHVGLVVEIQPGQILFIHSTTSLGVIISSLSENYWFDHFVMARRVI; this is encoded by the coding sequence ATGAGAAGCAGAATCCTAACTCTATCTGTGCTATTAATTTTCTCATTGTTCCTAACCTCTTGTGGAGCATCTAAAAGCCAAATTCCTCAAACTAAAGAAGCTCGTAAACTAGCTAAAAAAGTAAAGTTCAATCCTCCTGCTCCAGCGGTAGCTATAAAAACTGCTAAGCCCGAAGAACTTCCTGAAGACAACAGAGTGTATAATATTACCTCTCACGCTTTAGATTACCAAGGCACTAAATATAAGTTTGGAGGAACTACAAGCGACGGTATGGATTGCTCCGGACTTGTTTACACCTCTTTTCTTAAGGAAGATATTCCATTACCAAGAACCTCCAGAGCCATGTCTTTACAGGGAGAGCGATTATCTCTTGACGATGTGAATATTGGTGACCTTTTATTTTTTGAAACCAATAAAAATAAAAAGGTAGTAAACCATGTAGGACTGGTGGTTGAAATTCAACCTGGCCAGATCCTTTTTATTCACTCTACCACTTCATTGGGGGTTATAATATCTTCACTTTCAGAAAATTATTGGTTTGATCATTTTGTTATGGCACGTCGGGTGATCTAA